Proteins encoded together in one Coregonus clupeaformis isolate EN_2021a chromosome 30, ASM2061545v1, whole genome shotgun sequence window:
- the LOC121546694 gene encoding zinc finger protein 43-like gives MADQETGPTGLGKRAAAGAAVFKVREAAMAILQTESTGNLKVQKRIVPSTPFIVPEPSLKPYKRPPTLLLPPSYSANPVGGFVCEVCGQNFFSFPQMVRHKQFHDEERPFPCGVCGKRFLSRSHYTEHQRVHTGERPFPCDQCERSFTTHHNLKRHQTIHAKEEAYRCRKCGVLFCQRHEYPRGIPRPDLEPRPGFESTSTMQPTPPIQVTLTPKQLKKLNKKLNKSHDLSTKHDHSKKKKKRSRVKHPGPAEKVHSVPQEELWPVLLTRDKLQKVAYDIEVIL, from the coding sequence ATGGCTGACCAGGAAACTGGCCCCACTGGGCTGGGTAAGAGGGCTGCAGCAGGTGCTGCGGTTTTCAAAGTGCGTGAGGCTGCAATGGCTATTCTTCAAACAGAATCTACTGGTAACCTGAAAGTACAAAAACGGATTGTCCCATCGACTCCTTTCATTGTACCAGAACCTTCCCTGAAGCCATACAAGCGGCCCCCCACTCTGCTATTGCCACCTTCGTACAGCGCCAACCCAGTTGGAGGGTTTGTCTGTGAGGTGTGCGGCCAGAACTTCTTCTCTTTTCCTCAGATGGTGAGACACAAACAGTTCCACGACGAAGAAAGGCCCTTTCcctgtggtgtgtgtgggaaACGTTTCCTGAGCCGCAGCCACTACACTGAGCACCAGCGTGTTCACACTGGGGAGCGCCCCTTTCCCTGCGACCAGTGTGAGCGCTCGTTCACCACACACCACAACCTGAAGCGTCACCAAACCATTCATGCCAAAGAAGAGGCGTACCGCTGCCGGAAATGTGGCGTGCTCTTCTGCCAGCGTCACGAGTACCCCAGGGGCATACCCAGACCCGACCTTGAGCCTCGACCTGGGTTTGAGTCCACGTCCACGATGCAACCCACGCCTCCCATTCAGGTCACACTCACACCCAAGCAGCTTAAGAAGCTTAACAAGAAGCTTAACAAGAGCCATGATCTCTCAACCAAACATGATCATTCTAAAAAGAAGAAAAAGAGGAGTAGAGTCAAACATCCAGGCCCAGCAGAGAAAGTACATTCTGTGCCTCAAGAGGAACTTTGGCCTGTGTTGTTAACTAGAGACAAATTGCAAAAAGTTGCTTATGACATTGAGGTTATTCTTTGA